Proteins from a single region of Candidatus Margulisiibacteriota bacterium:
- a CDS encoding histidinol phosphate phosphatase domain-containing protein, whose translation MSERDLGQRCEFHSHSIFSDGTLLPAALVREAEVRGHAALAITDHVDPSNLEEVLAGLTKFAREMRGKLPIKFIPGAEISYIQPPYIKEYCLKARQRGAKLIIVHGESPVESVYPGTNHAAVKEAGLVDILAHPGDLVEEDAILAAKNEVFLELTARRGHRDGNHHVAEMARRYGARLIVDTDCHDETDLITQEQAFIICKEAGLSDEEALVVIRDNPRILLKRSERQ comes from the coding sequence ATGTCTGAAAGGGACTTAGGCCAACGCTGCGAATTCCATAGCCATTCCATCTTTTCCGACGGAACCCTCCTCCCCGCCGCCCTCGTCCGGGAAGCGGAGGTCCGGGGCCATGCCGCCCTGGCCATAACCGACCATGTTGATCCCTCGAACCTGGAAGAGGTCCTGGCTGGTCTGACCAAGTTCGCCCGGGAAATGCGCGGCAAATTGCCGATCAAATTTATCCCCGGGGCCGAGATCAGCTATATCCAACCGCCATATATCAAAGAGTATTGCCTGAAAGCGCGCCAGCGCGGGGCCAAACTGATCATCGTCCATGGTGAATCGCCGGTCGAGTCTGTCTACCCCGGGACCAACCATGCCGCGGTCAAGGAGGCGGGGCTGGTCGACATCCTGGCCCATCCGGGCGATCTCGTCGAAGAGGATGCTATCCTGGCCGCAAAAAATGAGGTCTTCCTGGAACTGACCGCCCGGCGCGGCCACCGCGACGGCAACCACCATGTGGCAGAAATGGCCCGCCGTTACGGCGCCCGCTTGATCGTCGATACCGACTGCCACGACGAAACCGACCTGATCACCCAGGAACAGGCTTTTATCATCTGCAAGGAAGCCGGCTTATCGGACGAGGAAGCGCTGGTGGTGATCCGCGATAACCCGCGGATCCTGCTTAAGAGAAGCGAACGTCAATAG
- a CDS encoding S41 family peptidase, producing MSLFKRSRFWILLLVALTAFSIGRVIAQGELDRKLETYLQALDIVKNDYVHKDLDDQKLVYGSIRGMLDALDDPYTRFMEPKSYKEMRLRMSGSYSGIGIYIGIKDKVLTAISPIEDTPAKKAGLRAGDAILKIDGKETKEMALEEAVSLIRGPQGSKVKLNIYRRTWKEPKDFDIPRAKIVIKSAVAKKLSGNIGYIKLNTFENVAAAREFEKGLRDLRDTDGLIIDVRGNGGGLLQNAIDIGSMFIPTPGMIVQTVDREGRREQLESTGRVLWTKPVVLLINEGSASASEILAGALRDNKIATLVGNHSFGKASVQNVRQLNDGSALLVTIAKYLTPNGEDINKRGISAEVVVTIPTKEADEALDSDLPDEEKDSQIQAAEKVLREKIAGGPNG from the coding sequence ATGTCGCTGTTCAAACGGTCCCGGTTCTGGATCCTGTTGCTGGTGGCGCTGACCGCTTTTTCCATCGGCCGGGTGATCGCCCAGGGGGAGCTCGACCGCAAACTGGAAACCTATTTGCAAGCGCTGGATATCGTCAAGAACGATTATGTCCATAAGGACCTGGACGACCAGAAGCTGGTCTATGGTTCGATCCGCGGGATGCTGGACGCGCTTGATGATCCCTACACCCGCTTTATGGAACCAAAGTCATACAAGGAGATGCGGCTCCGGATGAGCGGCTCTTATTCCGGTATCGGCATCTATATCGGCATCAAGGATAAGGTCCTGACCGCTATTTCGCCGATCGAGGACACGCCGGCCAAAAAGGCCGGGTTGAGGGCGGGCGACGCCATCCTCAAGATCGACGGCAAGGAGACCAAGGAGATGGCGCTGGAGGAAGCGGTCAGCCTGATCCGCGGCCCGCAGGGGAGCAAGGTCAAACTTAATATCTACCGCCGGACCTGGAAAGAACCGAAGGATTTTGACATTCCCCGGGCCAAGATAGTGATCAAGAGCGCCGTAGCCAAAAAACTGAGCGGCAACATCGGTTACATCAAGCTTAACACCTTTGAGAACGTGGCGGCGGCGCGCGAGTTCGAGAAAGGGCTGCGCGATCTGCGCGACACCGACGGCCTGATCATCGATGTCCGCGGCAACGGCGGCGGGCTGCTGCAAAACGCGATCGACATCGGCAGTATGTTCATCCCCACGCCGGGGATGATCGTCCAGACCGTCGACCGCGAAGGCCGGCGCGAACAGCTCGAATCGACCGGCCGGGTCCTCTGGACCAAACCGGTCGTTCTGCTGATCAACGAAGGGTCCGCCTCCGCTTCGGAGATCCTGGCCGGCGCCCTGCGCGACAACAAGATCGCCACCCTCGTCGGCAACCACAGCTTTGGCAAGGCGTCCGTGCAGAATGTCCGCCAGCTTAATGACGGCTCGGCTCTCCTGGTGACCATTGCCAAATATCTGACCCCCAACGGTGAGGATATCAACAAACGCGGTATTTCAGCTGAGGTGGTCGTGACAATACCGACGAAAGAAGCTGATGAGGCGCTGGACTCCGACCTGCCGGATGAAGAGAAGGACAGCCAGATCCAGGCGGCGGAGAAGGTGCTCCGGGAGAAAATTGCCGGGGGTCCCAATGGCTAA
- a CDS encoding excinuclease ABC subunit UvrC yields the protein MSSLPEKLKALPQKPGVYLFKDKSGTVIYVGKAKALRRRVASYFKPNPELKVSILLSKLRDIDYLTTASELDALILEDELIKKYRPRYNVALRDDKSYPFLKLTVNETWPRLLLARRQEDDGALYFGRFQGGMVRAVIRLVKKLFPVRWCRETPLKPREQPCLYYHIGACAGPCVGRISRRDYRSLVEGIKLLLAGQTEAALGQLASEMKKAAAAQDFERAKYFRDSSQLLRKMMAGKANLSRSPLPQALGDVTELQQVLHLSRPPLRLECFDISNIQGTNIVGSMVAFLGGVPLKSDYRRFKVRSVVGRPNDVQAIYEVVKRRYGGSLAKKMARPDLVMVDGGPAQVAFGRKALLETGCSDLPLIGLAKREEEIFFPGKSRSLRLPKSSAALRLLQRARDEAHRFAVTFHRQRRRQAFFG from the coding sequence ATGAGCTCCCTGCCGGAGAAGCTGAAGGCGCTGCCGCAGAAGCCGGGCGTCTACCTCTTCAAGGACAAAAGCGGCACCGTCATCTACGTCGGCAAGGCCAAGGCGCTCCGCCGGCGCGTCGCCTCTTATTTTAAACCCAACCCCGAGCTCAAGGTCAGCATTCTCCTGAGCAAACTGCGCGATATTGATTATCTGACCACCGCCTCGGAGCTGGACGCGCTTATCCTGGAAGATGAGCTGATCAAGAAATACCGGCCGCGCTACAACGTGGCGTTGCGGGACGACAAAAGTTATCCTTTTCTGAAGCTGACCGTTAACGAAACTTGGCCGCGGCTCCTGCTGGCGCGGCGCCAAGAAGACGACGGGGCGCTGTATTTCGGCCGTTTCCAGGGGGGGATGGTCCGGGCGGTCATCCGCCTGGTCAAGAAACTTTTCCCGGTCCGCTGGTGCCGGGAGACGCCGCTGAAACCAAGAGAACAGCCGTGCCTCTATTACCACATCGGCGCTTGCGCCGGCCCCTGTGTCGGCCGGATCTCGCGCCGGGATTACCGCTCGCTGGTCGAGGGGATCAAGCTCCTCTTGGCTGGTCAGACCGAGGCGGCCCTGGGTCAGTTGGCCAGCGAGATGAAAAAAGCGGCGGCCGCCCAGGATTTTGAGCGGGCGAAATATTTCCGCGACAGCAGTCAATTGTTGCGGAAGATGATGGCCGGGAAAGCCAACCTCTCCCGGTCGCCGCTCCCCCAGGCGCTGGGCGACGTGACCGAATTACAACAAGTATTACATTTGTCCCGGCCGCCGTTGCGCTTGGAATGTTTCGACATCTCCAATATTCAGGGGACCAATATTGTCGGTTCCATGGTCGCCTTCCTCGGCGGAGTGCCGCTGAAGAGCGATTACCGGCGCTTCAAGGTGCGAAGCGTCGTCGGCCGGCCGAACGATGTCCAAGCGATCTATGAAGTGGTCAAGCGGCGCTATGGCGGTTCCCTGGCGAAAAAGATGGCTAGACCCGACTTGGTCATGGTCGACGGCGGCCCGGCCCAGGTCGCTTTTGGCCGCAAAGCCTTGCTCGAGACCGGCTGTTCCGACCTGCCGCTGATCGGTCTGGCCAAACGGGAAGAGGAGATCTTCTTTCCCGGGAAGAGCCGGTCGCTACGGTTACCCAAGAGTTCGGCCGCGCTGCGGCTGCTGCAGCGGGCCCGGGACGAAGCGCACCGTTTTGCGGTGACCTTCCACCGGCAACGGCGCCGCCAGGCCTTCTTCGGATAA
- the rlmD gene encoding 23S rRNA (uracil(1939)-C(5))-methyltransferase RlmD, whose translation MSRNLARCPYYGTCGGCQLQHLPYDEQLSLKTKMVKESLAGEGLTGVEVKPTLGMEDPWFYRNKIQFPIRAQNNRLQMGYFKARTHEVVNIKECYIQDPYLTEIAGIARKIMEERGLTAYDEKSGLGLLRHFIGRSGYQTGEMLLGIVVNGRGLPAGFTVADEIKKHERLMHRLVGRHTDYAELDRPQKPKIVGIVQNVNLTRGNTILGVENTNLLGLSFLMEKLGRFKFKIGLNSFFQVNPKQAERLYNLVKRLAELTGKEKVVDAYAGIGTIAFWLADKAAEVVGIEENELAVKDANRNIEMNKLTNVKMTAGEIEHQCPRRADVIILDPPRAGCSPIALARVARAEPKTIIYVSCNPQTLARDLRLLVKEGYSLEAVQPIDMFPQTDHVEAVAQLRRKAGAS comes from the coding sequence ATGAGCCGCAATTTAGCCAGATGCCCGTATTACGGGACGTGCGGCGGGTGCCAGTTGCAGCACCTCCCCTATGACGAACAGCTAAGCCTTAAGACCAAAATGGTCAAAGAGAGCCTGGCCGGAGAAGGCTTGACCGGGGTAGAGGTTAAGCCGACCCTCGGTATGGAGGATCCCTGGTTTTACCGGAACAAGATCCAGTTCCCGATCAGGGCGCAGAACAACCGCCTGCAAATGGGTTATTTCAAAGCGCGGACCCATGAGGTCGTCAACATCAAGGAATGTTATATCCAGGACCCGTACCTGACGGAGATCGCCGGGATCGCCCGCAAGATCATGGAAGAGCGGGGGCTGACCGCCTATGACGAAAAGAGCGGCCTGGGGTTACTGCGCCATTTTATCGGCCGGAGCGGCTACCAGACCGGCGAGATGCTCCTGGGGATCGTCGTCAACGGCCGGGGTTTGCCGGCCGGGTTTACGGTCGCCGACGAGATCAAGAAGCATGAACGGCTGATGCACCGGCTGGTTGGCCGCCACACCGACTACGCGGAACTCGACCGCCCCCAGAAACCGAAGATCGTCGGGATCGTCCAGAACGTCAATCTCACCCGGGGGAATACGATCCTCGGGGTAGAGAACACTAACCTCCTTGGCCTCTCTTTCCTGATGGAGAAGCTGGGCCGCTTCAAGTTCAAGATCGGCCTCAACTCTTTTTTCCAGGTGAACCCCAAGCAGGCCGAACGGCTTTATAACCTGGTCAAGCGGCTGGCCGAGCTGACCGGCAAGGAGAAGGTCGTTGACGCCTATGCCGGGATCGGCACGATCGCTTTTTGGCTGGCCGACAAAGCAGCTGAAGTGGTGGGGATCGAAGAGAACGAGCTGGCGGTCAAGGACGCTAACCGGAATATCGAAATGAACAAGCTGACCAACGTCAAAATGACCGCCGGGGAGATCGAGCATCAGTGCCCCAGGCGGGCCGACGTGATTATTCTCGATCCGCCGCGGGCCGGTTGTTCGCCGATCGCCCTGGCCCGGGTAGCGCGGGCGGAGCCCAAGACGATCATCTATGTTTCCTGCAATCCGCAAACGCTGGCGCGCGACCTTAGACTACTGGTTAAAGAGGGGTACAGTTTAGAAGCGGTCCAGCCGATCGACATGTTCCCGCAAACCGACCATGTCGAAGCGGTGGCGCAACTGCGGCGCAAAGCAGGCGCCAGCTAA
- a CDS encoding NDP-sugar synthase, with product MKAVIIAGGLGTRLRPLTNNTAKPIVPVANRPFVLHQIDLLRQHGITEIVLNLHYLMDKIKAILGDGRKYGVKIYYSIEERPLGTAGAVKNAEEFFDDEPLLVFNGDVLTDINLTQVIDAHKKSGARATLTLTRVEDPTAYGVIITNNQGVVTHFIEKPSWEHLANLKSVGRTDTINAGIYVLDPKVFRHVPAGVEHSFERQLFPALIEKGELVCGFISDCYWIDIGKPVQYRQAHEAILRGEVAVKLFGDRVDNRVWIAEKTKIDPSAKLGGPAIIGEKVQIGANSRINDYTVLGDGVSVGAEASLTGAIVWAGSRIGNHAALNGCIIGYHCLIEDDAVIGPGVVLADHSVVKKGSLLC from the coding sequence GTGAAGGCGGTCATTATTGCCGGCGGGCTCGGGACGCGGCTCCGCCCGCTGACCAATAATACCGCCAAGCCGATCGTCCCGGTCGCCAATCGCCCTTTTGTCCTCCATCAGATCGACCTCCTCCGCCAGCATGGGATCACGGAGATCGTCCTTAACCTCCACTATCTCATGGACAAGATCAAGGCGATCTTGGGGGACGGCCGCAAATACGGGGTGAAGATCTATTATTCGATCGAGGAGCGACCGCTCGGCACGGCCGGCGCCGTCAAGAACGCCGAGGAATTCTTTGACGACGAACCGCTCCTGGTCTTTAACGGGGATGTCCTGACGGACATTAACCTGACGCAGGTGATCGACGCGCATAAAAAGAGCGGGGCCCGGGCCACGCTGACCCTGACCCGGGTCGAAGACCCGACCGCGTACGGCGTCATCATTACCAACAATCAGGGGGTGGTGACCCATTTCATTGAAAAACCGAGCTGGGAGCACCTGGCCAATTTAAAATCTGTCGGCCGGACCGACACGATCAATGCCGGTATTTATGTGCTTGACCCGAAGGTCTTCCGCCACGTCCCGGCCGGTGTCGAGCACTCCTTCGAACGCCAGCTTTTCCCGGCACTCATCGAGAAAGGGGAGTTAGTGTGCGGCTTTATCTCCGACTGCTATTGGATCGACATCGGTAAACCGGTGCAGTACCGTCAGGCGCACGAGGCGATCTTACGAGGAGAAGTGGCGGTCAAGCTCTTTGGCGACCGGGTTGATAACCGGGTCTGGATCGCCGAAAAGACCAAGATCGATCCGAGCGCGAAGCTGGGCGGTCCGGCGATCATCGGCGAGAAGGTGCAGATCGGAGCGAACAGCCGGATCAACGATTACACTGTCCTGGGGGACGGGGTGAGCGTTGGCGCAGAAGCTTCACTGACCGGGGCGATCGTCTGGGCCGGGAGCCGGATCGGCAACCACGCGGCGCTTAACGGCTGCATTATCGGTTATCATTGTCTGATCGAGGACGATGCGGTCATCGGTCCGGGCGTTGTTCTGGCCGACCATTCGGTCGTGAAAAAAGGTTCACTCCTATGCTAA
- a CDS encoding peptidoglycan DD-metalloendopeptidase family protein → MRFISCLLGVCLLFGAASAEMSVEQAKLEKIQHELKASQEKLKLTKQQQQEVLGKMVVVTQELRLTNRKLNRAKTKVQENEVKIGELTVELKQSEGELERKSSLLERRVREAYKNGRISYLDLLLGATSMSDLLNRLYYFEKIVTRDANLIRGVRQDLLQTKSARQDLNQRTREIKVLAAVIAESKEKIADQLAEKKKAFEELKSRRAESEQKIAELERSSQELELLIQKKMAERSRAGLVAHGSGVFIWPLQGRITSRYGVYRRRGSRHTGVDIATTYGTPIHAADAGEVIFSGWWDGYGKAIVIDHGRGLATVYGHMSRLYPSVGATVAKGQTIGLEGSTGYSTGPHLHFEVRKNGKPVNPMPYLP, encoded by the coding sequence ATGAGGTTTATCAGTTGCCTGCTCGGGGTGTGCCTGCTGTTTGGTGCCGCCTCGGCTGAAATGAGCGTCGAGCAGGCCAAGCTGGAGAAGATCCAGCATGAACTGAAGGCGAGCCAGGAAAAACTGAAGCTGACCAAGCAACAACAGCAGGAAGTCCTGGGGAAGATGGTGGTTGTGACGCAGGAGTTGCGGCTGACCAACCGGAAGCTCAACCGGGCCAAGACCAAAGTGCAGGAGAACGAAGTGAAGATCGGCGAACTGACGGTCGAGCTCAAGCAGAGCGAGGGCGAGCTGGAAAGGAAATCGAGCCTTCTGGAGCGGCGGGTGCGCGAAGCGTACAAGAACGGCCGGATCAGCTACCTTGACCTGCTCCTTGGCGCGACCTCGATGTCCGATCTCCTGAACCGGCTCTATTATTTTGAAAAGATCGTGACGCGCGACGCAAATCTAATAAGGGGCGTCAGGCAAGATTTGCTACAGACCAAGTCGGCCCGCCAGGACCTGAACCAGCGGACCCGGGAGATCAAGGTGCTGGCCGCGGTTATTGCCGAGAGCAAAGAGAAGATCGCCGATCAGCTGGCGGAAAAGAAGAAAGCCTTTGAGGAGCTCAAGTCGCGGCGGGCCGAGTCGGAACAGAAGATCGCCGAGCTGGAGCGAAGCTCGCAGGAGCTCGAGCTATTGATCCAGAAGAAAATGGCCGAGCGTTCGCGCGCCGGCCTGGTCGCCCACGGCAGCGGCGTCTTTATCTGGCCGCTCCAGGGGCGGATCACTTCGCGCTACGGTGTTTACCGGCGGCGCGGTTCACGCCACACTGGGGTGGATATTGCCACTACCTACGGGACGCCGATCCACGCGGCCGACGCCGGTGAGGTCATTTTTTCCGGCTGGTGGGATGGTTACGGCAAGGCGATCGTCATCGACCACGGCCGGGGGCTGGCCACCGTTTATGGCCACATGTCGCGTCTTTATCCGTCGGTCGGGGCGACGGTGGCTAAGGGACAAACTATCGGACTGGAGGGGAGCACCGGTTATTCGACCGGCCCGCACCTCCACTTTGAAGTGCGCAAAAACGGCAAACCGGTCAACCCGATGCCGTACTTACCTTAA
- the hisD gene encoding histidinol dehydrogenase — MLKRVSPAKVAAEVERLIAAKTLLAAPREEGVVAGIIAAIRQDGDQALLAYTEKFDKEKLTAAQLKVTPQEIEAAYQQIKPGFLDSLTKAVQNITAYHRKQKSDEWFETLPLDVLLGQRLIPLERVGVYVPGGRAKYPSTVLMNAIPAMVAGVKEIALVSPPPVSPYVLVAAAEVGINEIYRAGGAQAIAALAYGTETIPKVDKIVGPGNIYVTLAKKQVFGQVGIESLAGPSDVLIIADSDAEAEFIAADMLAQVEHDPSSSAILATNSVKLAEKVEKEIGKQAGKLSRQAIVAAAELVILEVESLNQAVEIANRIAPEHLELEVGSPQRLLEKIRNAGAVFLGPYSPVAVGDYIAGPNHVLPTGGTARFASPLGVYDFVKHQSIIGYTKPALKNVWKDIKLLAEIEGLDGHARSIDVRFS; from the coding sequence ATGCTAAAACGGGTCAGTCCGGCGAAGGTCGCGGCCGAGGTCGAGAGGCTTATTGCCGCCAAAACCCTGCTGGCTGCCCCGCGGGAAGAGGGGGTCGTGGCCGGGATCATTGCCGCCATCCGGCAGGATGGGGACCAGGCTCTTCTTGCCTATACCGAGAAATTTGATAAAGAGAAACTAACCGCCGCCCAGTTGAAAGTGACCCCCCAGGAAATAGAAGCGGCCTACCAGCAGATCAAGCCGGGTTTCCTCGATTCCCTGACCAAAGCTGTCCAGAACATCACCGCCTACCACCGTAAGCAGAAGAGCGACGAATGGTTCGAGACCTTGCCCCTTGATGTTCTGCTTGGCCAGCGCCTGATCCCGCTGGAGAGGGTCGGGGTCTATGTTCCAGGCGGTCGGGCGAAATATCCCTCCACTGTGCTGATGAATGCCATCCCGGCCATGGTGGCAGGGGTCAAAGAGATCGCTTTGGTCTCACCGCCGCCGGTCAGTCCGTACGTTTTGGTCGCCGCGGCTGAAGTCGGCATCAACGAGATCTACCGGGCCGGTGGGGCGCAAGCGATCGCCGCCCTGGCTTACGGCACGGAGACGATCCCCAAGGTCGATAAGATCGTCGGGCCGGGGAACATCTATGTTACTTTAGCCAAGAAACAGGTCTTCGGCCAGGTCGGGATCGAGAGCCTGGCCGGTCCGTCCGATGTCCTGATCATTGCCGATAGCGACGCGGAAGCGGAGTTCATCGCGGCCGATATGCTGGCCCAGGTCGAGCACGATCCGAGCTCTTCCGCGATCCTGGCGACCAATTCAGTTAAATTGGCGGAGAAGGTCGAGAAGGAAATCGGAAAACAAGCGGGCAAACTTTCCCGCCAGGCGATCGTCGCCGCGGCCGAGCTGGTCATCCTCGAGGTTGAGAGCCTCAACCAGGCGGTCGAGATTGCCAACCGGATCGCCCCGGAACATTTGGAACTCGAAGTTGGTTCGCCGCAGCGGCTCCTGGAAAAGATCCGGAACGCGGGGGCCGTTTTTCTCGGCCCTTACTCGCCGGTCGCGGTCGGCGATTACATCGCCGGGCCGAACCATGTTTTGCCGACCGGGGGAACGGCCCGTTTCGCCTCGCCGCTCGGGGTTTACGACTTCGTCAAGCACCAGAGCATTATCGGCTACACCAAGCCGGCGCTGAAAAATGTCTGGAAAGATATCAAGTTACTTGCCGAGATCGAGGGGCTCGACGGCCACGCCCGCTCTATTGACGTTCGCTTCTCTTAA
- a CDS encoding bifunctional phosphoglucose/phosphomannose isomerase, with protein MAKPEQLDSAATLGAIDPQGMLAVVGRWPEMLQQAAEFSARVTVPSGLRASQVIVSGMGGSAIAGDIAADLLLRQMKVPLVVNRSYSLPEYAGPETLLFAMSYSGDTEETLSAVKEADRRQVQVMAVTAGGKLKELADSKKYPVFLLPAGFQPRAALPFMLVPLLTGLAKAGLAPDLSGDISEAVAVLRKVRDEYSPNRPARANLAKQLAKKLLGKLPLIFGSAGTTGAIALRAKCQFNENSKQTALANVFPELDHNELVSLAQLKRDNHNFAGIVLRDESDSERIKKRIEITKSLLSRQLGGFSELHPQGKSPLARALSLICLLDHVSVYLALLQEIDPTPVEVIGRLKKELTR; from the coding sequence ATGGCTAAACCGGAACAGCTGGACAGCGCGGCCACGCTGGGCGCGATCGATCCCCAGGGAATGCTGGCGGTCGTCGGCCGGTGGCCGGAGATGCTGCAGCAGGCGGCCGAGTTTTCGGCGCGGGTGACCGTTCCGTCCGGCCTCCGGGCGAGCCAGGTCATCGTCTCTGGGATGGGGGGATCGGCGATCGCCGGAGATATCGCGGCCGATCTGTTGCTGCGCCAGATGAAGGTCCCGCTCGTCGTCAATCGGAGCTACTCGTTGCCGGAATATGCCGGGCCGGAGACGCTCCTGTTTGCCATGTCCTATTCCGGCGACACGGAGGAGACCTTGAGCGCGGTCAAGGAAGCGGACCGCCGCCAGGTCCAGGTCATGGCTGTCACGGCCGGCGGAAAATTAAAAGAATTGGCCGATAGTAAAAAATATCCCGTTTTTCTCCTCCCGGCCGGTTTCCAGCCCCGGGCGGCGCTCCCCTTTATGTTGGTGCCGCTGCTGACCGGCCTGGCCAAAGCCGGCCTGGCGCCGGACCTGTCAGGGGACATAAGCGAGGCGGTCGCGGTGCTGCGTAAAGTCCGCGACGAATACAGCCCTAACCGGCCGGCGCGCGCCAACCTGGCGAAACAGCTGGCCAAGAAACTGCTCGGCAAACTGCCGCTGATCTTCGGTTCAGCCGGGACGACCGGGGCGATCGCCCTGCGGGCCAAATGCCAGTTCAACGAGAACAGCAAGCAGACCGCCCTGGCCAACGTTTTTCCCGAGCTAGACCACAACGAACTGGTCAGCCTGGCCCAGTTGAAACGGGACAACCATAATTTCGCCGGGATCGTCCTGCGCGACGAGTCCGACAGTGAGCGGATCAAGAAGCGGATCGAGATCACCAAGTCGCTCTTGAGCCGCCAGCTTGGCGGCTTTAGCGAGTTGCACCCGCAGGGGAAATCTCCCCTGGCGCGGGCCCTCTCGCTGATCTGCCTGCTCGACCATGTCAGCGTCTATCTAGCCTTACTGCAAGAGATCGACCCGACCCCGGTCGAAGTGATCGGCCGGTTGAAGAAGGAACTGACAAGGTGA